A DNA window from Legionella sp. MW5194 contains the following coding sequences:
- a CDS encoding RnfABCDGE type electron transport complex subunit B produces MATVEEIDARLPQTQCGECGYAGCLPYAEALAQGTTTIDRCPPGGINTVKALGQLLNVDVKPLLAEVELNTRPPALARIREAECIGCTKCIQVCPVDAILGSAKRMHAVITHECTGCGLCVDPCPVDCIDLQPLEKPQYDRQLARQRHRARQTRLLREEHEKQQQYRQKSRLALKESNQQDLKAKQDYILQALARVEAKKKTNE; encoded by the coding sequence ATGGCCACGGTTGAAGAGATTGACGCCCGCTTGCCTCAGACGCAATGCGGGGAATGCGGTTATGCCGGTTGTTTGCCTTATGCTGAAGCCCTGGCCCAAGGTACGACCACCATCGATCGCTGCCCGCCGGGGGGAATTAATACCGTTAAGGCCTTAGGCCAATTGCTGAACGTGGATGTTAAGCCTCTGCTTGCCGAAGTAGAACTCAATACCCGTCCCCCGGCGCTTGCGCGTATTCGCGAGGCTGAATGCATCGGCTGCACCAAATGCATTCAGGTTTGCCCTGTGGATGCCATCCTGGGCAGTGCCAAACGCATGCATGCCGTTATCACTCATGAATGCACGGGATGCGGTTTATGTGTTGATCCCTGCCCCGTGGATTGCATTGATTTGCAGCCGCTTGAGAAGCCCCAGTATGATCGCCAACTGGCGCGTCAGCGCCATCGCGCTCGCCAAACGCGTCTTTTGCGGGAAGAACATGAAAAACAACAGCAATACCGTCAAAAAAGCCGATTGGCTCTTAAGGAAAGCAATCAACAGGATTTAAAGGCAAAGCAGGATTATATTCTGCAGGCGCTGGCTCGGGTTGAAGCAAAAAAGAAAACCAATGAATAA
- the metG gene encoding methionine--tRNA ligase, with protein MSDSRKMLVTSALPYANGHLHLGHLVEHIQTDIWVRTHKMLGHQCISICGDDAHGTPIMLKAEQMGVTPEALTSEMKASHEQDFKAFAIAYDYYHTTHSPENQALAGLIYERLKANGDIVTKTIRQAYDPLKAMFLPDRYVKGTCPKCGASDQYGDNCEACGATYAPTDLVNPVSAISGATPIEKESEHYFFDLPRYEQLLKDWTRKGHLQPEVTNKLDEWFAAGLKQWDISRDAPYFGFPIPGQTDKYFYVWLDAPIGYMASFKKYCDQQGLSFDEFWDKNSQTELYHFVGKDIVYFHALFWPAMLAGSNHRLPTAVYTHGFLTVEGQKMSKSRGTFIEARTYLKHLHPEYLRYYFAAKLNGRVDDLDLNFDDFINRVNADLVGKVVNIASRCAGFINKRFDNRLAAELSEPALYQDLLAVKPAVIDALVQRDYARAVRLIMECADRVNQYIDANKPWTLAKDNEHLPEVQRICTMGLNLFRVLMTYLKPVLPDMAREAEAFLNCAPFDWFTVDTPLLDHIIHPFTPLITRVEREKIDAMLNEGKSTAVKPSEEKKMQNSAQEDTISIDDFSKIDLRIARIIAAEPVEGADKLLRLQLDLGEQQKQVFAGIKSAYQPEQLVGRLTVMVANLAPRTMRFGVSEGMVLAAGDGKGLFLLNPDEGAEPGMKVK; from the coding sequence ATGAGCGATTCTCGAAAAATGCTGGTCACCAGCGCGCTGCCCTATGCCAATGGCCATTTGCATCTGGGCCATCTCGTTGAACACATTCAAACCGACATCTGGGTTCGTACCCATAAAATGCTGGGGCATCAGTGCATCAGTATTTGCGGGGATGATGCGCACGGTACGCCGATCATGCTCAAGGCTGAGCAGATGGGGGTGACGCCTGAGGCGCTGACTTCGGAAATGAAAGCCAGCCATGAACAGGATTTTAAAGCTTTTGCTATTGCTTATGATTATTACCATACCACCCATTCCCCGGAAAACCAGGCCCTGGCGGGTTTAATTTACGAACGGCTTAAAGCCAATGGCGACATCGTGACCAAAACCATTCGTCAGGCTTATGATCCATTGAAGGCGATGTTCCTGCCCGACCGGTATGTCAAAGGCACCTGCCCCAAGTGCGGTGCGAGCGATCAGTACGGTGATAATTGTGAGGCCTGTGGTGCGACGTATGCGCCGACGGATTTGGTGAATCCCGTGTCCGCCATTTCCGGCGCCACCCCGATTGAAAAAGAATCGGAGCATTATTTTTTTGATTTGCCGCGCTACGAGCAACTTTTAAAAGACTGGACGCGGAAAGGCCATCTGCAGCCGGAAGTCACCAACAAGCTGGATGAATGGTTTGCCGCCGGCTTAAAACAATGGGATATTTCGCGGGATGCACCCTATTTCGGCTTTCCCATTCCAGGTCAAACGGACAAGTATTTTTACGTGTGGCTGGATGCCCCAATCGGCTACATGGCCAGCTTTAAAAAATACTGCGACCAACAAGGGCTGTCGTTTGACGAATTCTGGGATAAAAATTCTCAAACGGAGCTGTATCATTTTGTCGGTAAAGACATTGTCTATTTCCACGCCCTGTTCTGGCCGGCAATGCTGGCGGGCAGCAACCACCGCTTGCCTACCGCGGTTTATACCCATGGGTTTTTAACCGTGGAAGGCCAGAAAATGTCCAAATCGCGCGGCACGTTTATCGAAGCGCGGACTTACCTTAAGCATTTGCATCCAGAATACCTGCGTTATTACTTTGCGGCCAAACTGAACGGGCGCGTCGACGATCTGGATTTAAATTTTGATGATTTCATTAATCGCGTTAACGCGGATCTGGTCGGAAAGGTCGTGAACATTGCCAGCCGCTGCGCGGGATTCATTAACAAACGCTTTGATAATCGCCTGGCCGCCGAATTGTCTGAGCCTGCGCTTTACCAGGATTTACTGGCGGTTAAGCCGGCGGTGATTGACGCGTTGGTGCAACGCGATTATGCCCGTGCTGTCCGACTGATCATGGAATGCGCCGATCGGGTGAATCAATACATCGATGCCAATAAACCCTGGACGCTCGCTAAAGACAATGAGCATCTTCCCGAGGTGCAGCGCATTTGCACCATGGGTCTCAATTTATTCCGGGTGCTCATGACTTACCTAAAACCCGTTCTGCCTGACATGGCCAGGGAGGCGGAAGCGTTTTTAAATTGTGCGCCGTTTGACTGGTTTACTGTGGATACTCCTTTGCTTGATCATATCATTCACCCCTTCACTCCCTTGATAACCCGTGTTGAACGCGAAAAAATTGATGCCATGCTGAATGAAGGCAAATCAACGGCCGTGAAGCCCAGTGAGGAAAAGAAAATGCAGAATTCCGCTCAGGAAGACACAATCTCAATTGACGATTTCAGCAAAATCGATTTACGCATAGCCCGCATCATTGCGGCCGAACCCGTGGAAGGCGCTGACAAATTGCTGCGGCTTCAACTCGATTTGGGCGAGCAACAAAAACAGGTGTTTGCCGGTATCAAGAGCGCCTATCAGCCGGAGCAACTGGTTGGCCGATTGACGGTGATGGTCGCTAATCTGGCACCTCGTACCATGCGTTTTGGCGTATCGGAAGGCATGGTGTTGGCGGCAGGCGACGGCAAAGGACTCTTTTTGCTCAATCCAGACGAGGGTGCAGAACCCGGTATGAAAGTCAAATAA
- the queC gene encoding 7-cyano-7-deazaguanine synthase QueC, which yields MKKAIVLLSGGLDSTTCLAIAKSQGYACYALSFDYGQRHTAELEAARRVARQLGVIEHRVFTLDIGQFRGSALTDASVAVPDYRGDGKIPVTYVPARNTIFLSVALGFAETLEAFDLFIGVSQIDYSGYPDCRPQYIAAFETMANLATKAGIEGRKTVIHTPLIAWSKAETIRQGVACGADYSLTVSCYQATPEGLACGRCDSCTYRRKGFHEAGIVDPTPYVTT from the coding sequence ATGAAAAAGGCCATTGTTTTATTGTCCGGCGGCTTGGATTCCACCACTTGCCTTGCTATCGCCAAATCGCAGGGTTACGCTTGTTATGCCCTGAGTTTTGATTATGGTCAGCGTCATACTGCCGAGCTTGAGGCAGCCAGGCGCGTAGCCCGCCAGTTAGGGGTCATCGAGCATCGCGTGTTTACTCTGGATATCGGTCAATTCAGAGGGTCTGCTTTAACGGACGCGTCGGTGGCTGTGCCGGATTATCGCGGTGACGGCAAAATCCCGGTTACTTATGTGCCGGCACGCAACACCATTTTTTTATCGGTAGCCTTGGGGTTTGCCGAAACACTTGAGGCGTTTGATCTGTTCATCGGTGTCAGCCAGATTGACTATTCCGGTTATCCCGATTGCCGGCCGCAATACATTGCCGCTTTTGAAACCATGGCCAATCTCGCCACCAAAGCCGGAATAGAGGGTCGTAAAACGGTGATTCATACCCCTTTAATTGCCTGGAGCAAAGCGGAAACGATTCGCCAGGGCGTAGCCTGTGGCGCCGATTACAGTCTGACCGTATCCTGTTATCAGGCGACCCCTGAAGGATTGGCCTGCGGCCGTTGCGACAGTTGCACCTACCGCAGGAAAGGCTTTCATGAAGCAGGCATCGTCGACCCTACACCTTACGTAACTACTTGA
- a CDS encoding mannose-1-phosphate guanylyltransferase/mannose-6-phosphate isomerase: MSALFPVILAGGSGTRLWPLSRKNFPKQFLCLQGQHSLLQETMKRVASLACEQILVVSNDAHYFLCQEQLEQLQLAETPQLTYLLEPCARNTAPAITVAARHLVNQAGSEALMLVLPSDHWIADSSAWQKAMAQGCQYAAEEDVIITFGIRPDSPKTGYGYIEAGNELAPGIFALQCFREKPDAALAASFVEQGHYYWNSGMFVCRAGVYLDEIERHAPDIARQSQQALSKGHHHQDFIRLDDESFSQCRSDSIDYAVMEKTDKAVVIPVDIQWSDLGCWTSVAEANTLDEQGNVLHGNVIAKESHNSLISSSSALITTLGIKNQIIVATPDAVLVADKSYSQQVKDLVSSLTGDNQQLVDDHQRVMRPWGYYEILAEGPAFKVKRLMVKPGARLSLQKHQHRAEHWVVVGGEAEVVNDEKIMHLEANQSTYIPPKTRHRLSNPGKQPLFVIEVQSGHYLGEDDIERFDDIYQRKLVDS; the protein is encoded by the coding sequence ATGTCAGCACTGTTTCCTGTTATCCTGGCCGGAGGGTCGGGTACCCGCTTGTGGCCCTTATCCCGTAAAAACTTTCCCAAACAGTTTTTATGTCTGCAGGGGCAACACTCCTTACTGCAGGAAACCATGAAGCGGGTAGCAAGCCTTGCCTGCGAGCAGATTCTGGTGGTCAGCAATGACGCGCATTATTTTCTTTGCCAGGAGCAGCTGGAGCAATTGCAATTGGCTGAAACGCCGCAATTGACCTACCTGCTTGAGCCCTGCGCCCGTAATACCGCACCCGCCATTACCGTCGCCGCCCGTCATCTGGTCAATCAGGCCGGTAGTGAAGCGTTGATGCTGGTTTTGCCTTCCGACCACTGGATAGCCGACTCCTCAGCCTGGCAAAAAGCCATGGCTCAGGGTTGTCAGTATGCCGCGGAAGAAGACGTTATCATTACCTTTGGTATCCGCCCTGACAGCCCTAAAACCGGCTATGGCTATATTGAAGCCGGCAATGAATTGGCACCAGGTATTTTCGCATTGCAATGCTTCCGAGAGAAACCGGATGCCGCTCTGGCCGCCTCCTTTGTGGAGCAGGGGCATTATTACTGGAACAGCGGCATGTTTGTCTGCCGCGCCGGCGTGTACCTTGATGAAATTGAACGGCATGCGCCGGATATTGCCCGCCAAAGCCAGCAGGCCTTGAGCAAAGGCCATCATCACCAGGATTTTATTCGCCTGGATGACGAGTCATTTTCTCAATGCCGCAGTGATTCCATCGATTACGCGGTCATGGAAAAAACCGACAAGGCGGTGGTTATTCCTGTCGACATTCAGTGGAGTGACCTGGGCTGCTGGACGTCGGTCGCTGAAGCCAATACCCTGGATGAGCAGGGCAATGTCCTGCACGGCAACGTCATTGCCAAAGAAAGCCACAATTCCCTCATCAGCAGCAGCAGTGCCTTGATCACAACCTTGGGCATTAAAAACCAGATCATTGTCGCCACGCCCGATGCCGTACTGGTCGCTGACAAGAGTTATTCGCAACAGGTGAAGGATCTGGTGAGCTCCCTCACTGGCGACAATCAGCAGCTGGTGGATGATCACCAGCGCGTCATGCGTCCCTGGGGCTATTATGAAATTTTAGCGGAGGGCCCTGCGTTTAAGGTCAAACGCCTGATGGTTAAACCAGGCGCCCGCCTCTCCCTGCAGAAACACCAGCATCGCGCTGAACACTGGGTCGTGGTTGGCGGTGAGGCTGAGGTTGTAAATGATGAAAAAATCATGCACCTGGAGGCCAATCAATCCACCTAC
- the ansA gene encoding asparaginase — protein MKKRILIINTGGTISSVKTEHGYEPAEGYVSAALALVPALRHQEMPFYSIKEYKPLLDSSNMTLNDWNLIARDIADEYAHYDGFVVFHGTDTMAYTACALSFMLENLAKPVIITGSQIPLAEVRNDAVDNVVTSLWLCAHQPINEVCIYFNQRLLRGNRSRKISAQRFDAFDSPNYPHLASIGINIELHHDNLLPLPSKPFHLQPIQPHFIANFRLFPGFAADVLHYLLQQPLQGLVLETYGAGNAQNKDPRFLSILKEACDRGIIIVNCTQCQQGRVEMNQYATGHTLKEAGLISGHDMTPEAAHCKLLYLLSKNLTPEEVRERMEMNLFGELSH, from the coding sequence ATGAAAAAAAGAATACTTATTATCAATACCGGCGGCACCATCAGCTCCGTGAAAACCGAACACGGTTACGAACCGGCGGAAGGTTATGTGTCCGCGGCCCTGGCGCTGGTGCCGGCCTTGCGTCATCAGGAGATGCCGTTCTACTCCATTAAAGAATACAAGCCGCTGCTTGATTCTTCCAACATGACGCTCAATGACTGGAACTTAATCGCTCGTGACATTGCTGACGAATATGCGCACTACGACGGCTTTGTTGTCTTTCATGGGACCGACACCATGGCTTACACCGCCTGTGCGCTGTCTTTTATGCTTGAAAATTTAGCCAAGCCCGTCATCATTACCGGTTCGCAGATTCCTTTAGCCGAAGTGCGTAATGACGCAGTGGACAATGTGGTCACCTCGCTGTGGTTGTGTGCCCATCAGCCGATCAATGAGGTTTGCATTTACTTTAACCAACGCCTGTTGCGTGGTAATCGCTCCCGCAAAATCAGTGCGCAACGTTTCGATGCATTCGACTCGCCCAATTATCCGCATCTGGCTTCCATCGGCATCAACATTGAATTGCATCACGACAATTTGCTGCCCCTTCCTTCAAAACCCTTTCACCTGCAACCCATACAACCGCATTTTATTGCCAATTTTCGCCTGTTTCCGGGTTTTGCAGCGGATGTGCTTCACTACCTGTTGCAGCAACCCTTGCAGGGGCTGGTGTTAGAAACCTATGGCGCCGGCAACGCGCAAAATAAGGATCCCCGTTTTTTAAGTATTCTCAAGGAAGCCTGCGATCGCGGCATCATCATCGTGAATTGCACCCAATGCCAGCAGGGGCGAGTCGAGATGAATCAATACGCCACAGGTCATACATTAAAAGAAGCAGGGTTAATCAGCGGTCATGACATGACGCCGGAAGCGGCGCATTGCAAGCTGCTTTACCTTTTGAGTAAAAACCTGACTCCCGAAGAAGTCAGGGAACGCATGGAGATGAACTTGTTTGGGGAGCTCAGTCATTAA
- the nth gene encoding endonuclease III, giving the protein MNKSKRRLVFERFRAQNPHPTTELHYRSPFELLIAVMLSAQATDISVNKATARLFPVANTPQALLALGEDGLKEYIKTIGLYNSKAANVIKTCQILLTRYHGQVPDNREALESLPGVGRKTANVVLNTAFGQPTMAVDTHIFRVANRTGIAPGKTPLAVEMNLLARVDKEFLQDAHHWLILHGRYVCVARKPRCPQCLIHDLCEYPDKTK; this is encoded by the coding sequence ATGAATAAAAGCAAACGACGGCTTGTTTTTGAGCGCTTTCGCGCCCAAAACCCGCACCCCACCACGGAACTCCATTACCGTTCACCGTTTGAACTGCTGATTGCCGTGATGTTGTCGGCGCAAGCGACTGACATCAGCGTCAACAAGGCAACAGCCCGTCTTTTCCCCGTTGCCAATACTCCGCAGGCCTTGCTTGCGCTGGGGGAGGATGGATTAAAAGAGTACATTAAAACCATCGGACTCTATAACAGCAAAGCCGCCAACGTCATTAAAACCTGCCAGATTCTGCTGACACGCTACCACGGCCAGGTGCCGGATAACCGCGAGGCCCTGGAGTCGTTACCCGGGGTCGGCCGAAAAACCGCCAATGTGGTGCTCAATACTGCCTTCGGTCAGCCTACCATGGCGGTGGATACGCACATTTTCAGGGTGGCTAATCGCACCGGCATCGCGCCGGGTAAGACACCGCTTGCGGTGGAAATGAATTTACTGGCCAGGGTGGATAAGGAATTTCTGCAGGATGCCCACCATTGGTTGATTCTGCATGGACGCTATGTCTGTGTCGCCCGCAAGCCCCGTTGTCCCCAGTGCCTTATCCACGATTTGTGCGAATACCCTGATAAAACAAAATAA
- the corA gene encoding magnesium/cobalt transporter CorA — protein sequence MAKYRRKASAKSGMLPGSAVYVGDKEPQATHVSIHVFDADAYHRYDHFNAVKIHEALAAHQNVWVDVQGLSDSSRIADWCTEFHVHPLVIEDILNTHQRPKLDILDDSLFIVLQLLDTSGDEVTYQREQFSMLLRKNLLLTFRESSRFNLASLDERLSNPHSLVCQHRMEYLAYLLMDTIVDDYFNFVEETEKKLGEIEDIIIINPSAISLRELYTIKRRTLTLRKIIAPMRDIVHLLLTEHARLIDPHYYLYYRDLHDHSIRLVELIDLHREMSTGMLEIYLSAVNNHMNETMKILTLFASLFIPLSFIAGVYGMNFEFMPELKWRYGYPAILTLMILLAMLMFYFFKRKKLL from the coding sequence ATGGCGAAATATCGACGCAAGGCTTCGGCAAAAAGCGGCATGCTCCCTGGTTCCGCGGTGTATGTCGGGGACAAGGAACCGCAAGCAACGCACGTCAGCATCCATGTGTTTGATGCCGACGCCTATCATCGCTATGACCACTTTAATGCTGTAAAAATTCATGAAGCGCTTGCTGCCCACCAGAATGTCTGGGTGGATGTGCAGGGCCTTTCAGACAGCAGCAGGATTGCAGACTGGTGTACTGAGTTCCATGTTCATCCGCTGGTCATTGAGGACATCTTAAATACTCATCAGCGCCCCAAGCTCGACATCCTGGATGACAGCCTCTTTATTGTCCTGCAATTACTGGACACTTCGGGCGACGAGGTGACTTACCAGCGGGAGCAATTCAGTATGCTGCTTCGCAAAAACCTGCTGCTCACCTTCCGTGAATCGTCGCGTTTTAACCTGGCTTCGCTGGATGAGCGCTTAAGTAATCCCCATTCATTGGTTTGTCAGCACCGCATGGAGTACCTGGCCTATCTGCTCATGGATACCATTGTTGATGATTACTTTAATTTTGTGGAAGAGACGGAGAAGAAATTAGGCGAAATTGAAGACATCATTATCATTAACCCCTCTGCCATCTCATTGCGCGAACTCTATACCATCAAGCGCCGCACCCTGACGCTTCGCAAAATTATCGCCCCCATGCGCGACATCGTTCATCTGCTGCTAACCGAGCATGCCCGCCTGATTGATCCCCATTATTACCTTTATTACCGTGACCTGCACGATCACAGCATTCGCCTGGTTGAATTGATTGATCTGCACCGTGAAATGTCAACCGGCATGCTGGAAATATACCTGTCGGCCGTCAATAATCACATGAACGAAACCATGAAAATCCTAACGCTGTTTGCGAGTCTGTTTATCCCCCTGTCATTCATTGCCGGGGTTTACGGCATGAATTTTGAATTTATGCCGGAATTAAAATGGCGTTATGGTTACCCCGCCATTTTAACCTTGATGATCCTGCTCGCCATGCTGATGTTTTATTTTTTCAAACGCAAAAAGTTGTTGTAA
- a CDS encoding VUT family protein — protein MTSSQPRHYLILSVAMMTFLPLLINVSFKIISLQGMVFTASSVLCPLVACFYLLVLKGCTLPQQRQVLHQSLLALYLFSIGVYLLVNLPSVDYVRDNMAYQIVFEDIPKKFFAATLAFGLSFYIPHLLCCSPQNDTFASPRKRLLLALFGGFSFFTLDFFLLFSDPKVPNFQQIYIDSLMIASGIMFSASILYLAGLLFGSRLRLFRRAAPPDYLLSPFYHYLLGFSVVITLICLACEYRLVSFNNGWTLPASGILSPFLLVASNLVGEIYDYRANLRLMFVVLLSELTFDVLLMTTIILPSPAYFDLNPFYHFIMPRRITATTLALFVTLTCNAVLLKNLKESGYAGGNQSLRLFVANSIAISLLCLVNYSLLFAGIYPYEQIFSLAITSWVYKLVMVVLGLPLVFWLYRVVRKRQALGLMDSRAGKI, from the coding sequence ATGACTTCATCTCAGCCTCGTCATTACCTCATCCTTTCTGTGGCCATGATGACCTTTCTGCCGCTGCTCATTAATGTGTCCTTTAAAATCATCAGCCTTCAGGGGATGGTATTTACAGCCAGCAGCGTGCTTTGCCCTCTGGTGGCCTGTTTTTATCTGCTGGTTTTGAAAGGATGCACGTTGCCCCAGCAACGGCAGGTGCTTCATCAATCGCTGCTTGCCCTTTATCTGTTCTCCATCGGGGTTTATTTGTTAGTCAATCTGCCTTCTGTCGATTATGTCCGCGACAACATGGCTTATCAGATTGTTTTTGAAGACATTCCCAAGAAGTTTTTCGCCGCTACGCTCGCATTTGGCTTGAGCTTTTATATCCCCCATCTGCTGTGCTGCTCTCCTCAGAATGACACCTTCGCGTCGCCCCGCAAGCGGCTGTTGCTGGCTTTATTCGGCGGATTCAGTTTTTTTACTCTGGATTTTTTTCTGCTCTTCTCTGATCCGAAGGTACCTAATTTTCAGCAGATCTACATCGATTCCCTCATGATTGCTTCCGGCATCATGTTCAGCGCCAGTATTCTGTATCTGGCCGGTTTATTGTTTGGAAGCCGTTTGCGGCTATTTCGCCGAGCGGCTCCGCCGGATTATCTGCTGTCCCCCTTTTACCATTACCTGCTTGGCTTTTCCGTCGTCATTACGTTGATCTGCTTGGCCTGCGAGTACCGGCTGGTTTCATTTAACAATGGCTGGACCTTACCAGCCAGCGGCATCCTGTCGCCGTTTCTACTGGTTGCCAGTAATCTGGTGGGCGAGATTTATGATTATCGCGCCAATTTGCGTCTGATGTTTGTGGTATTACTGAGTGAATTAACCTTTGATGTGTTGTTGATGACTACAATCATTCTCCCTTCACCCGCCTATTTTGATCTCAATCCCTTTTACCATTTCATTATGCCCCGCCGCATCACAGCAACTACCCTGGCCTTGTTTGTCACTTTGACCTGCAATGCCGTGCTGCTTAAGAACCTAAAGGAAAGCGGCTACGCAGGGGGAAACCAGAGCCTGCGTCTGTTTGTCGCTAACAGTATTGCCATTTCCCTGTTATGCCTGGTCAACTACAGCCTGCTTTTTGCCGGCATTTACCCCTATGAGCAGATTTTCAGTCTGGCGATTACGAGCTGGGTTTATAAATTGGTGATGGTAGTTTTAGGGTTGCCTCTGGTGTTCTGGCTCTACCGCGTTGTAAGGAAGCGGCAGGCGCTGGGCCTTATGGACAGCCGGGCCGGCAAGATTTAA
- the glmU gene encoding bifunctional UDP-N-acetylglucosamine diphosphorylase/glucosamine-1-phosphate N-acetyltransferase GlmU yields the protein MSLEIVILAAGMGKRMYSDLPKVLHPLAGKPMLERVVETAQQLHPQGIHVIYGHGGQQIKEALSHLSVNWVVQEQQLGTGHALLKALPHLHPKAQVLVLSGDVPLIQADTLKALVASATEAQALTLLLATLADPTGLGRIVRNPNQAIEAIVEEKDATPKQRQIREIYSGICCARVSDLARWLPRLTNDNAQGEYYLTEIITLAVNEGQTIGSMPTPHVFEIQGVNNRLQLQQLERVWQQYQAEKLMLQGIGIADAARIDIRGELECGKDVFIDVNCVFSGKVTLGKGSRIGPHCTLTNVTLGENCEVLANSVLEGAVLGDHCQVGPFARLRPGTRLAEHCKIGNFVETKNAVFDIGSKASHLSYLGDVTLGKKVNVGAGTITCNYDGVNKHQTIIEDGVFIGSDTQLVAPVTVGAHATIGAGSTIRKNVPSGELTLTESRQKTVFGWKRPIKKEQ from the coding sequence ATGTCATTAGAGATAGTTATTTTAGCGGCCGGGATGGGCAAACGAATGTATTCCGATTTACCCAAAGTCCTTCACCCCCTGGCCGGCAAACCCATGCTTGAGCGGGTGGTGGAAACGGCACAACAGCTGCATCCCCAGGGAATTCATGTCATTTATGGCCACGGCGGACAGCAGATCAAAGAGGCGCTTTCGCATCTGTCCGTCAACTGGGTAGTGCAGGAGCAACAACTGGGCACAGGGCATGCCCTGCTTAAAGCCCTGCCTCACTTACATCCAAAGGCGCAAGTTCTCGTGCTTTCAGGTGATGTGCCTTTGATTCAGGCGGATACTTTAAAGGCGCTGGTGGCTTCGGCAACAGAGGCTCAGGCCTTGACCCTGCTGCTCGCCACATTGGCGGATCCCACCGGCCTGGGCCGCATCGTTCGCAACCCCAATCAAGCCATTGAAGCCATCGTTGAGGAAAAGGATGCGACACCCAAACAACGCCAAATCCGCGAAATCTACAGCGGCATCTGCTGTGCGCGGGTCAGTGACCTCGCTCGCTGGTTGCCCCGGTTAACCAATGATAACGCGCAGGGAGAATACTACCTCACCGAAATCATTACCCTGGCGGTGAACGAAGGCCAAACCATCGGCTCCATGCCTACCCCGCACGTGTTTGAAATTCAAGGCGTCAATAATCGCCTGCAGTTACAACAACTGGAGCGCGTCTGGCAGCAGTATCAGGCCGAAAAACTCATGCTTCAGGGCATTGGCATTGCCGATGCAGCACGGATTGACATTCGCGGCGAATTAGAATGCGGCAAAGACGTTTTCATTGATGTGAATTGCGTTTTTTCAGGAAAAGTGACGCTCGGCAAAGGCAGTCGTATAGGCCCTCATTGTACCTTGACCAATGTCACCCTGGGGGAGAATTGCGAAGTCCTCGCCAACAGCGTGCTGGAGGGGGCGGTGCTCGGTGATCACTGTCAGGTCGGCCCTTTTGCTCGCCTGCGTCCGGGCACCCGTCTAGCTGAACACTGCAAAATAGGTAATTTTGTTGAAACTAAAAACGCGGTGTTTGACATCGGCAGTAAAGCCAGTCATTTAAGCTATCTGGGTGATGTCACCTTAGGCAAAAAGGTCAATGTCGGCGCGGGGACCATTACCTGCAATTATGACGGCGTCAACAAACATCAAACCATTATCGAGGACGGGGTATTTATCGGCTCAGACACGCAATTGGTCGCACCAGTCACAGTGGGTGCCCATGCCACCATTGGCGCTGGCAGCACCATTCGCAAAAATGTCCCGTCCGGCGAACTGACCCTTACTGAAAGTCGGCAAAAAACCGTCTTTGGCTGGAAACGGCCTATTAAAAAAGAACAGTAA
- a CDS encoding RNA pyrophosphohydrolase, producing the protein MIDRAGYRLNVGIILVNDSGRVFWGRRHGHDAWQFPQGGLAQGETALDAMFRELREEVGLDKEDIEVLGSTRRWLKYRLPKQYLRHGSEPLVIGQKQKWYLLRLVASEQKVRLDLSDSPEFDSWRWIDYNEPPAQVIFFKRQVYAQAMKELEYLLKKRRSPFSHRRKRGNHNR; encoded by the coding sequence GTGATTGATCGTGCCGGGTATCGGCTGAATGTAGGGATCATCCTGGTTAATGACTCTGGACGGGTTTTTTGGGGGCGAAGGCATGGTCATGATGCCTGGCAATTTCCTCAGGGCGGTTTAGCGCAGGGGGAAACCGCGCTGGATGCCATGTTTCGCGAGTTGCGGGAGGAAGTGGGACTTGATAAAGAAGACATCGAAGTCTTAGGCTCTACCCGGCGCTGGCTTAAATACCGCCTCCCCAAACAATATCTGCGCCATGGCAGCGAACCCTTGGTCATTGGTCAAAAGCAAAAATGGTACCTGTTGCGGTTAGTCGCCAGTGAGCAGAAAGTGCGTCTTGATTTAAGCGACTCACCCGAGTTTGACAGCTGGCGCTGGATTGATTACAACGAGCCGCCAGCGCAGGTTATTTTTTTTAAACGACAAGTGTATGCTCAGGCAATGAAAGAACTTGAGTATTTATTAAAAAAACGCCGTAGCCCATTCAGCCACCGCCGCAAGCGAGGTAATCATAATCGATAA